The proteins below come from a single Phycisphaeraceae bacterium genomic window:
- the prfB gene encoding peptide chain release factor 2: MSALEERMGATDFWDHQDKAKEVVGELKLIKAQTEPLKILMAQFDDARLAYEMSRESDDADLLEEADAALARLLGAMDKIELQSLLGGKYDTRDCYFTISAGDGGTEANDWAEMLLRMYMFYFERTGWKVEEVSLTHGTEVGIDHVTLLIKGAYAFGYMSCERGTHRLARVSPFNAQGKRQTSFATVDVTPVIEEVDVEIPEKDLEITAFARSSGPGGQNVNKVASAIRLVHKPTGFMVVSSTYRDQGQNKRQAMSLLMAKLELLEDERREKEISEASGGKLEHRGWGAQIRSYVLYDNRVKDHRTGMEANPVDVLDRGELDKFIDAELKRRRSERD; this comes from the coding sequence ATGAGTGCGCTCGAGGAGCGCATGGGCGCGACCGATTTCTGGGATCATCAGGACAAGGCGAAGGAAGTCGTCGGGGAACTCAAGCTCATCAAGGCCCAGACCGAGCCACTCAAGATTCTCATGGCCCAGTTCGACGACGCCAGGCTCGCCTACGAGATGTCACGCGAGTCGGATGATGCCGATCTGCTCGAAGAGGCCGACGCGGCGCTGGCGCGGCTGCTGGGCGCGATGGACAAGATCGAACTCCAGTCGCTGCTGGGCGGCAAGTATGACACGCGAGACTGCTACTTCACGATCTCGGCCGGCGACGGCGGCACAGAGGCCAACGACTGGGCCGAGATGCTGCTGCGGATGTATATGTTCTACTTCGAGCGCACCGGATGGAAGGTCGAGGAAGTCTCGCTGACGCATGGCACGGAAGTGGGCATCGACCACGTGACGCTGCTGATCAAGGGGGCCTACGCGTTTGGATACATGTCGTGTGAACGCGGCACGCACCGCCTGGCGCGCGTCAGCCCGTTCAACGCCCAGGGCAAGAGGCAGACAAGTTTCGCAACTGTGGACGTCACGCCGGTGATCGAGGAAGTGGATGTCGAGATCCCGGAGAAGGATCTGGAGATCACGGCCTTTGCGCGGTCGAGCGGCCCCGGCGGGCAGAACGTCAACAAGGTGGCCTCGGCGATTCGGCTGGTGCACAAGCCAACGGGGTTCATGGTGGTGTCGAGCACGTACCGCGATCAGGGGCAGAACAAGCGGCAGGCGATGTCGCTGCTGATGGCCAAGCTCGAACTGCTGGAAGATGAACGCCGCGAGAAGGAGATCAGCGAAGCCTCGGGCGGCAAGCTCGAACACCGCGGCTGGGGGGCGCAGATCCGCAGCTACGTGCTGTACGACAATCGCGTGAAAGATCATCGCACGGGCATGGAAGCCAACCCTGTGGATGTGCTCGATCGCGGCGAACTGGACAAGTTCATCGACGCCGAGCTCAAGCGGCGACGCTCGGAACGAGATTGA
- the rplT gene encoding 50S ribosomal protein L20 has product MPRVSKGAARNQARRKLRRLARGYFGSNRRSPYRAYDAVVRAGCYAFRDRRQRKRDIRALWITRITAACRMRNTRYSLFMNGLRLAGITLNRKMLSQIAIDDPKLFDQLVSQASKASRAVPAAA; this is encoded by the coding sequence ATGCCACGAGTCAGCAAGGGCGCCGCCCGCAACCAGGCCCGCCGCAAACTCCGCCGCCTGGCGCGCGGCTACTTCGGGTCCAATCGTCGCTCGCCGTATCGCGCCTATGACGCCGTCGTCCGCGCCGGCTGCTACGCCTTCCGCGACCGCCGCCAGCGCAAGCGCGACATCCGCGCGTTGTGGATCACGCGCATCACCGCCGCCTGCCGCATGCGCAACACCCGCTACAGCCTGTTCATGAACGGGCTGCGCCTTGCGGGCATCACGCTCAACCGCAAGATGCTCAGCCAGATCGCGATCGACGACCCCAAACTGTTCGATCAACTGGTGAGCCAGGCGAGCAAAGCCTCCCGGGCCGTGCCCGCCGCCGCCTGA
- the rpmI gene encoding 50S ribosomal protein L35: MPKLKTHKGLLKRIRISATGKIRHRSANHKHLSSHKSGKRLRQLRKDPYASGPDAKRFEKLLFRRLRGRNAPRSAMRRSPSPQQRREAQAKND; the protein is encoded by the coding sequence ATGCCGAAACTCAAGACCCACAAGGGCCTGCTCAAGCGGATCCGCATCAGCGCGACCGGCAAGATCCGCCACCGCTCGGCCAACCACAAGCACTTGTCGAGCCACAAGAGCGGCAAGCGCCTGCGCCAGTTGCGCAAGGACCCGTACGCTTCGGGGCCGGACGCCAAGCGCTTCGAGAAGCTGCTGTTCCGTCGCCTCCGCGGGCGCAATGCGCCGCGTTCGGCCATGCGACGCAGCCCCTCGCCCCAGCAGCGTCGCGAGGCGCAGGCGAAGAACGATTGA